A window from Streptomyces sp. NBC_00299 encodes these proteins:
- a CDS encoding bifunctional 4-hydroxy-2-oxoglutarate aldolase/2-dehydro-3-deoxy-phosphogluconate aldolase gives MDLTAALATHRLVAIVRGGDPDAALRTVLALAEEGVELIEVSLAAPDALSVIERARSTLGPDRPLGAGTVLTAEDARAAHSAGADFAVTPGLGDGVRAARELGTPVLAGVLTPTEIIAAQAMEVAALKVFPVAEAGGAAYVKALRGPFPDAAFVPVGGVDEDVARACLAAGAIAVGVGSPLVGDAADGGSITALRERARTFRKVVEEATR, from the coding sequence GTGGACCTGACCGCCGCGCTCGCCACCCACCGCCTGGTCGCGATAGTGCGGGGCGGCGACCCCGACGCCGCCCTGCGCACCGTGCTGGCCCTGGCCGAGGAGGGCGTCGAACTCATCGAGGTCTCCCTCGCCGCCCCGGACGCCCTCTCCGTCATCGAACGCGCCCGGAGCACGCTCGGCCCGGACCGACCCCTCGGCGCCGGCACCGTCCTCACCGCCGAGGACGCCCGCGCCGCCCACAGCGCCGGAGCCGACTTCGCCGTCACCCCCGGACTCGGCGACGGCGTCCGCGCGGCGCGCGAGCTGGGCACGCCGGTCCTCGCCGGCGTGCTGACCCCGACCGAAATCATCGCAGCCCAGGCCATGGAAGTGGCCGCGCTGAAGGTCTTCCCGGTCGCCGAGGCCGGGGGAGCGGCCTATGTGAAGGCCCTGCGCGGCCCGTTCCCCGACGCCGCGTTCGTTCCGGTGGGCGGAGTCGACGAGGACGTCGCCCGTGCCTGCCTCGCGGCCGGGGCGATCGCGGTCGGCGTCGGCTCCCCCCTCGTCGGCGACGCGGCCGACGGCGGCAGCATCACCGCCCTCAGGGAACGCGCCCGCACCTTCCGCAAGGTCGTGGAAGAGGCGACGCGATGA
- a CDS encoding LLM class flavin-dependent oxidoreductase, with amino-acid sequence MRAAITVEASGLGSWTRQADFVVEAEKLGLDICWVAEAWGSDAPSALGYYAARTERMLLGSGVMQVGTRSPVALAQTAITLSNLSQGRFLLGLGPSGPQVMEGLHGVPFARPLARVRETVEIVRQVLAGGKIDHSGTEYRIPLPGGDAVPMKLSMRAEHPVPLYLAALSPAMLRLTGEVADGWLGTSFVPEGAAGAYFAHLDEGLAHGGRVRADLDVCQGAEVAFAADEDALSAMVTGRKKELAFSLGGMGSTSTNFYNRAYSRQGWAEVAAEVRQRWQAGDRDGAAGLVTDEMVLATTLIGTETMVRERLRVWRDAGVDTVRLYPAGADLAARLDTLGRAIELVHEAGVRP; translated from the coding sequence ATGAGGGCCGCGATCACCGTCGAGGCGTCGGGTCTCGGCTCCTGGACCCGGCAGGCGGACTTCGTCGTCGAGGCGGAGAAGCTGGGCCTGGACATCTGCTGGGTGGCCGAGGCATGGGGCTCGGACGCGCCCTCCGCCCTGGGCTACTACGCCGCCCGCACCGAACGCATGCTGCTGGGCTCCGGAGTCATGCAGGTCGGGACGCGCAGCCCGGTCGCGCTCGCGCAGACCGCGATCACCCTCTCCAACCTGTCCCAGGGACGCTTCCTGCTCGGCCTCGGCCCCTCGGGCCCGCAGGTGATGGAGGGGCTGCACGGCGTTCCCTTCGCCCGCCCGCTGGCGCGCGTCCGCGAGACCGTGGAGATCGTGCGGCAGGTCCTGGCCGGCGGCAAGATCGACCACTCCGGCACCGAGTACCGCATCCCGCTGCCCGGCGGCGACGCCGTACCGATGAAACTGTCGATGCGGGCCGAGCACCCCGTGCCGCTGTACCTGGCCGCACTGTCACCGGCCATGCTCCGGCTGACCGGCGAGGTCGCCGACGGCTGGCTCGGCACCAGCTTCGTGCCCGAAGGGGCGGCGGGTGCCTACTTCGCCCACCTGGACGAAGGGCTGGCGCACGGCGGGCGCGTCCGGGCGGATCTGGACGTCTGCCAGGGCGCCGAAGTGGCCTTCGCCGCCGACGAGGACGCCCTGAGCGCCATGGTGACCGGGCGCAAGAAGGAACTGGCCTTCAGCCTCGGGGGCATGGGCTCTACGTCCACCAACTTCTACAACCGCGCCTACAGCAGGCAGGGCTGGGCCGAGGTCGCCGCGGAGGTACGGCAGCGCTGGCAGGCAGGCGACCGGGACGGGGCGGCCGGGCTGGTCACCGACGAGATGGTCCTCGCGACCACGTTGATCGGCACCGAGACCATGGTCCGGGAGCGGCTGCGCGTCTGGCGCGACGCGGGCGTGGACACCGTCCGCCTGTACCCGGCCGGCGCGGACCTGGCCGCCCGGCTCGACACTCTGGGCCGTGCGATCGAGCTGGTCCACGAGGCCGGAGTACGGCCATGA
- a CDS encoding M1 family metallopeptidase, which yields MPSLPAWPSRAVGRLLVVLLALLAAQGGTGADAVTAARSEATTTTTRAATPDRLRYDVTLRGNADGSRWTGRQRVSFRNSSDRPLREVYVRLWGNGVDRCGTPGAPPPVEVSEVSGGTAGRLSVNCTALRIALPKPLARGERAVVAFDVSIAVPERNSRFGREGAFRFLGNALPVLAVHDAKGWHLDPYVSTGESFYAMAGDFRVAIDHPRSLKIPATGRTWTRPAKPGRSLTVSVARQVRDFAWAAGPFRTATETTPGGVRVKSYWAPGTSGEGVRLTRQDGAAAVDRFGEEFGRYPYGEIDLVMTSGFGGGMEYPGLVLLGTTEEGSAVVHEVAHQWWYGIVGNDEYSAPWLDEGFAQYANARFYGWETRDCWSEVEWPSDETALTNSMAYWAGHPGEYHFLYTAGSCALADLERTLGADSMVRLLKQYARDHWYGISTTADFKKAAQSVTDKDLNPFWKLHRIR from the coding sequence ATGCCGTCGTTACCCGCGTGGCCGTCAAGGGCCGTAGGCCGTCTCCTGGTTGTCCTGCTCGCGTTGCTCGCCGCGCAGGGCGGCACCGGCGCCGATGCCGTCACGGCAGCCAGGTCCGAGGCCACGACCACGACCACGCGCGCTGCGACACCGGATCGGCTTCGCTACGACGTGACGCTGCGCGGCAACGCCGACGGCTCCCGCTGGACGGGCAGGCAGCGGGTGTCGTTCCGCAACTCCTCCGATCGGCCACTGCGTGAGGTGTACGTACGCCTTTGGGGCAACGGCGTGGACAGGTGCGGCACGCCCGGCGCGCCGCCGCCCGTCGAGGTGTCCGAGGTCAGCGGGGGCACTGCGGGCCGGCTCTCCGTGAACTGCACGGCGCTGCGGATCGCCCTGCCGAAGCCGCTCGCGCGCGGGGAGCGTGCGGTCGTCGCCTTCGACGTCTCCATCGCCGTGCCCGAGCGCAACAGCCGCTTCGGCCGCGAGGGCGCCTTCCGTTTCCTGGGCAATGCGCTGCCGGTGCTGGCCGTGCACGATGCCAAGGGCTGGCATCTCGATCCGTATGTGTCGACCGGGGAGAGCTTCTACGCCATGGCGGGCGATTTCCGGGTGGCCATCGACCACCCCAGGAGCCTCAAAATCCCTGCCACCGGTCGCACTTGGACACGTCCTGCCAAGCCTGGTCGCAGTCTGACAGTCAGCGTCGCGCGCCAAGTGCGGGACTTCGCGTGGGCGGCGGGCCCGTTCCGCACCGCCACCGAGACCACGCCCGGCGGCGTGCGGGTCAAGTCCTACTGGGCGCCGGGCACGTCCGGGGAGGGGGTGCGCCTCACCCGTCAGGACGGTGCCGCCGCCGTCGACCGGTTCGGCGAGGAGTTCGGCCGCTATCCGTACGGTGAGATCGACCTCGTGATGACCAGCGGGTTCGGCGGCGGGATGGAGTACCCCGGCCTGGTACTCCTCGGCACCACCGAGGAGGGCAGCGCCGTCGTCCACGAAGTCGCCCACCAGTGGTGGTACGGCATCGTGGGCAACGATGAATACAGCGCGCCCTGGCTCGACGAAGGCTTCGCCCAGTACGCCAACGCCCGCTTCTACGGCTGGGAAACCCGCGACTGCTGGTCAGAGGTCGAGTGGCCGAGCGACGAAACGGCGCTGACCAATTCGATGGCGTACTGGGCCGGACACCCAGGCGAATACCACTTCCTCTATACGGCCGGCTCCTGCGCCCTGGCGGACCTGGAACGCACTCTCGGCGCGGACAGCATGGTCCGCCTTCTCAAGCAGTACGCCCGCGACCACTGGTACGGCATCTCCACCACCGCCGACTTCAAGAAGGCCGCACAATCCGTGACGGACAAGGACCTCAATCCGTTCTGGAAGCTGCATCGGATTCGGTGA
- a CDS encoding SMP-30/gluconolactonase/LRE family protein, translating to MTAELRPTRPDRLELGEGIRWTGSGIVLVDILAGRLLSAPDDPTAPLHTVAQLPFPLGAVAPLAGHDGTWIAAADTGICVLSPDGTVDWLARPEDNARTAMRMNDAVADPFGRFWAGSMAYDAEEGAGSLYRLDRDGTVVRVLEGITVPNGPAFTPDGSVMYLADSARGVVRRYPVDPVTADLGTPQEFVTIGEGSPDGMVVDVEGAVWIAAWGTGTVRRHLPDGTLDRTLRLPARQPAGLCLAHDVLHITTARVGLAAPGPDDGAPFSARVPVPGTPTPAARIDLARVAATGGGPARPTTVAAPARPTAVGDQA from the coding sequence ATGACCGCAGAACTGCGCCCCACCCGACCCGACCGGCTCGAACTCGGCGAGGGCATCCGCTGGACCGGCTCCGGCATCGTCCTCGTCGACATCCTCGCCGGCCGTCTCCTGTCGGCCCCGGACGACCCCACGGCACCCCTGCACACGGTGGCCCAACTCCCCTTCCCCCTGGGCGCGGTGGCACCCCTGGCCGGGCACGACGGCACCTGGATCGCCGCCGCGGACACCGGCATCTGCGTCCTGAGCCCCGACGGCACGGTCGACTGGCTGGCCCGGCCGGAGGACAACGCCCGGACCGCCATGCGCATGAACGACGCCGTCGCCGACCCGTTCGGCCGCTTCTGGGCCGGCAGCATGGCCTACGACGCCGAGGAGGGCGCCGGTTCGCTGTACCGCCTTGACCGGGACGGCACGGTCGTACGGGTGCTGGAGGGCATCACCGTGCCCAACGGGCCGGCGTTCACGCCGGACGGCAGCGTCATGTATCTCGCCGACAGTGCGCGGGGCGTGGTCCGGCGCTATCCCGTGGACCCCGTGACGGCGGACCTCGGCACACCCCAGGAATTCGTCACGATCGGCGAGGGCAGCCCCGACGGCATGGTCGTCGACGTCGAAGGCGCCGTGTGGATCGCCGCCTGGGGCACCGGCACCGTCCGCCGCCACCTGCCCGACGGCACGCTCGACCGCACCCTGCGGCTGCCCGCGCGGCAGCCGGCCGGGCTGTGCCTCGCCCACGACGTCCTGCACATCACGACAGCCCGGGTGGGCCTTGCCGCACCGGGCCCGGACGACGGAGCCCCGTTCAGCGCCCGGGTGCCCGTACCGGGCACGCCGACGCCCGCGGCTCGGATCGACCTGGCCCGTGTTGCTGCGACCGGCGGGGGGCCGGCGAGGCCGACCACCGTCGCAGCCCCGGCAAGGCCCACTGCCGTCGGGGACCAGGCGTGA
- a CDS encoding YciI family protein: MEFFCYHRDRPGSLKLRDQLLEEHWSYMDLFAAQMIARGPTFAADGDTPSGSVHIVDLPDAAAARAFAFDEPNYQAGVYRDVLLRRWQNLLGRTMWDFPGGATEGNRYLVLGLGSGPAADHDLPPEQEELIAYGPLLSDDGTAWLGTAALVRAPDAATARAVLTPERYADVEVHDWQFGGRQS, from the coding sequence ATGGAGTTCTTCTGCTACCACCGTGATCGGCCCGGCTCTCTGAAACTGCGCGACCAGTTGCTGGAGGAGCACTGGTCGTACATGGACCTCTTTGCCGCGCAGATGATCGCCCGGGGGCCGACGTTCGCCGCCGACGGTGACACGCCGTCCGGCAGTGTGCACATCGTCGACCTGCCCGATGCCGCCGCCGCCCGCGCGTTCGCCTTCGACGAGCCCAACTACCAGGCCGGCGTGTACCGGGACGTCCTGCTGCGCCGTTGGCAGAACCTGCTCGGGCGCACCATGTGGGACTTCCCCGGCGGGGCCACCGAGGGCAACCGCTACCTGGTGCTCGGCCTCGGCTCGGGACCGGCCGCCGACCACGATCTGCCGCCCGAGCAGGAGGAGTTGATCGCCTACGGGCCCCTGCTGTCCGACGACGGCACCGCCTGGCTGGGCACGGCGGCACTGGTACGGGCACCGGACGCGGCGACGGCACGTGCCGTACTGACGCCCGAGCGGTACGCCGATGTCGAGGTCCACGACTGGCAGTTCGGCGGGCGTCAGTCCTGA
- the dgoD gene encoding galactonate dehydratase — MKITRIETFLVPPRWLFCRIETDDGVVGWGEPVVEGRAEVVRAAVDVLAEYLVGQDPLRIQDHWQVLTKGGFYRGGPVLSSAVAGLDQALWDIAGKTYGAPVHALLGGPVRDRVRVYAWVGGDEPAELTEQIAAQVEAGFTAVKMNGAGATSPIGTAAETAAVVARVAAAREALGPDRDVAVDFHGRFTAAGARRVLAELAPLHPLFVEEPVVPEHGHLLPGLVATTPIPLATGERLYSRAEFLPALTAGVAVAQPDLSHAGGISEVHRIASLADTYGAQLAPHCPLGPIALAASLQVAFATPNFLIQEQSRGIHYNKDADLLSYLADPAPFRFVAGHAPLNDAPGLGITIDEAAVRAADRTGHAWRNPLWRHADGSFAEW, encoded by the coding sequence GTGAAGATCACCCGCATTGAAACGTTCCTGGTCCCGCCGCGCTGGCTGTTCTGCCGGATCGAGACCGACGACGGCGTGGTCGGCTGGGGCGAACCCGTCGTCGAGGGACGGGCCGAGGTGGTCCGTGCGGCGGTGGACGTCCTCGCCGAGTACCTCGTCGGCCAGGACCCGCTGCGCATCCAGGACCACTGGCAGGTCCTCACCAAGGGCGGCTTCTACCGCGGCGGCCCCGTCCTGTCCAGCGCCGTCGCCGGCCTCGACCAGGCCCTGTGGGACATCGCCGGAAAGACCTACGGCGCCCCCGTGCACGCCCTGCTGGGCGGCCCCGTGCGCGACCGCGTCCGCGTCTACGCCTGGGTCGGCGGCGACGAACCCGCCGAGCTCACCGAACAGATAGCCGCCCAGGTCGAGGCCGGTTTCACCGCGGTCAAGATGAACGGCGCCGGCGCCACCTCGCCGATCGGCACCGCGGCCGAGACCGCGGCCGTCGTCGCCCGCGTGGCCGCCGCCCGCGAGGCACTCGGCCCCGACCGCGACGTCGCCGTCGACTTCCACGGCCGCTTCACCGCCGCGGGCGCCCGCCGGGTCCTGGCCGAACTCGCCCCGCTGCACCCGCTGTTCGTCGAGGAACCCGTCGTCCCCGAACACGGCCATCTCCTGCCCGGCCTGGTCGCCACGACCCCGATCCCCCTCGCCACCGGCGAACGCCTCTACTCCCGCGCCGAGTTCCTGCCCGCCCTCACCGCGGGCGTCGCCGTGGCCCAGCCCGACCTGTCGCACGCCGGCGGCATCTCCGAGGTCCACCGCATCGCCTCCCTCGCCGACACCTACGGCGCCCAGCTCGCCCCGCACTGCCCGCTCGGCCCGATCGCGCTGGCCGCCAGCCTCCAAGTCGCCTTCGCCACCCCCAACTTCCTGATCCAGGAACAGAGCCGCGGCATCCACTACAACAAGGACGCCGACCTGCTGTCCTACCTCGCCGACCCCGCGCCGTTCCGTTTCGTGGCCGGCCACGCACCGCTGAACGACGCCCCGGGCCTGGGCATCACCATCGACGAGGCGGCCGTACGGGCGGCCGACCGCACCGGCCACGCCTGGCGCAACCCCCTCTGGCGGCACGCCGACGGCTCCTTCGCCGAGTGGTGA
- a CDS encoding sugar kinase, with the protein MAALAPDPPTPLVGAADLRLSVAGAESNVAMYLADHGIPVTWLSALGDDPLGHRVRTAVAAAGVDVSHVRTDPHRPTGLLVKDPGPAGTRVHYYRRGSAASALGPEALDSEPLRTASLLHLTGITPALSEPCRQLVTRALTAEGDARPYAVSFDVNHRAALWPDGSAPTVLHELADRADVVFVGLDEAQALWGEKLTPADVRELLPRPHILVVKDGANAATAFSDEGTVTVPTPRTTVVEAVGAGDAFAAGFLAGLLRGGTTARALRLGHITAASALQVTGDHGPLPDPEDLETLLGLSAREWAERAAGMPPA; encoded by the coding sequence ATGGCGGCTCTGGCCCCCGACCCACCGACCCCGCTGGTGGGCGCGGCGGACCTGCGGCTGTCGGTGGCGGGAGCCGAGTCGAACGTCGCCATGTACCTCGCCGACCACGGCATCCCGGTGACCTGGCTCTCCGCGCTCGGCGACGATCCCCTGGGGCACCGCGTGCGCACCGCCGTCGCCGCCGCCGGTGTCGACGTGTCGCACGTGCGCACCGACCCCCACCGGCCGACCGGCCTGCTGGTGAAGGACCCGGGCCCAGCCGGAACCCGCGTGCACTACTACCGGCGCGGCTCGGCCGCCTCCGCCCTGGGCCCCGAGGCCCTGGACAGCGAGCCCCTGCGCACGGCCTCCCTGCTGCACCTGACCGGCATCACACCGGCGCTGTCCGAGCCGTGCCGTCAACTGGTGACAAGGGCGCTGACCGCCGAGGGCGACGCACGCCCGTACGCGGTGAGCTTCGACGTCAATCACCGCGCCGCCCTGTGGCCGGACGGGTCGGCCCCGACGGTGCTGCACGAGCTGGCGGACCGGGCGGACGTCGTCTTCGTCGGCTTGGACGAGGCACAGGCCCTGTGGGGCGAGAAGCTGACACCGGCGGACGTACGGGAGCTCCTCCCGCGCCCGCACATCCTCGTGGTCAAGGACGGGGCGAACGCCGCGACCGCGTTCAGCGACGAAGGAACGGTCACGGTGCCGACGCCGCGCACGACGGTGGTGGAGGCGGTCGGCGCCGGAGACGCGTTCGCGGCCGGCTTCCTCGCGGGGCTGCTGCGGGGCGGGACCACGGCACGCGCCCTCCGACTGGGCCACATCACCGCCGCCTCCGCCCTCCAAGTGACCGGAGACCACGGGCCGTTGCCCGACCCGGAGGACTTGGAAACGCTGCTCGGTCTCTCGGCGCGGGAGTGGGCGGAGCGGGCCGCGGGCATGCCCCCGGCCTGA
- a CDS encoding SRPBCC family protein — MEWTGARYADTPTVEVRTWVDAPPDRVWEIVSDVTLMPDMSDELQSVHWLDGAVRPAVGARFVGRSRHESLGEWETTSHVIECEPPHVLAWAVSDPASPSAVWRFRLESKDGGTELAEWMQMGPGRSGLSFAIDSMPDKEQKIVFVRLREFERNMTVTLGQIKKLAEA; from the coding sequence GTGGAGTGGACGGGCGCACGCTATGCGGATACGCCGACGGTCGAGGTGCGGACGTGGGTGGACGCGCCGCCGGACCGGGTGTGGGAGATCGTCTCCGATGTGACGCTGATGCCGGACATGAGCGATGAGCTTCAGTCGGTGCACTGGCTCGACGGCGCGGTCCGGCCCGCCGTGGGTGCTCGGTTCGTCGGCAGGAGCAGGCACGAGTCCCTGGGGGAGTGGGAGACCACTTCGCATGTGATCGAGTGCGAGCCTCCGCACGTCCTCGCCTGGGCCGTGTCCGACCCTGCCAGCCCCTCCGCCGTCTGGCGCTTCCGCCTGGAGTCCAAGGACGGCGGAACCGAACTGGCCGAGTGGATGCAGATGGGGCCCGGACGGTCCGGTCTGTCGTTCGCCATCGACAGCATGCCGGACAAGGAACAGAAGATCGTGTTCGTACGCCTGCGTGAGTTCGAGCGCAACATGACCGTCACGCTGGGGCAGATCAAGAAACTGGCGGAGGCGTGA
- a CDS encoding winged helix-turn-helix transcriptional regulator has translation MSARTSFANWPCSIARTLDVVGDAWTPLVLREAFYGCRRFDEFQGELRIARNTLTDRLRRLVEAGLLERRLYESEPPRHEYLLTEQGKDLFPVLAAMASWGDRWLAGPEGPPVTLHHEACGHDGQAEVVCSTCREPLHADDTTARMGPGYPDHLKSRPDVQRRFAKD, from the coding sequence ATGAGCGCGCGGACGTCCTTCGCGAACTGGCCCTGCTCCATCGCGCGGACCCTCGACGTGGTGGGGGACGCCTGGACCCCGCTGGTCCTGCGGGAGGCGTTCTACGGCTGCCGCCGCTTCGACGAGTTCCAGGGGGAGTTGCGCATCGCCCGGAACACGCTCACCGACCGGCTGCGCCGCCTGGTCGAGGCGGGGCTGCTGGAGCGACGACTCTACGAGAGCGAGCCGCCCCGCCACGAGTACCTGCTGACGGAGCAGGGCAAGGACCTCTTCCCGGTCCTCGCCGCGATGGCGAGCTGGGGCGACCGCTGGCTCGCCGGGCCCGAGGGGCCTCCGGTCACCCTGCACCACGAGGCCTGCGGTCACGACGGTCAAGCGGAGGTGGTGTGCTCCACCTGCCGCGAGCCGCTGCACGCCGACGACACGACGGCACGGATGGGCCCCGGCTACCCGGACCACCTGAAGTCCCGGCCCGACGTACAGCGCCGCTTCGCAAAGGACTGA